Proteins encoded in a region of the Vicinamibacterales bacterium genome:
- a CDS encoding M14 family metallopeptidase: MRRIALLILLLAVSRSAAAQQPITVGGVTAAPGAVASGTLDVPARAGDSGTTIPVTVINGASSGPVLALIAGTHGMEYVPIVALQRLRTAIDAKAITGAVIMVHVANMPSFLGRTIYYSPVDGKNLNRVYPGKADGTISERIAETITREVIARATHVVDLHCGDGNESLRPYSYWITTGDPKVAQAGRAMALAFGLEHIVVDRERPTDPANSVYTSNTAITRGKPALTTETGGMAIVDEASIELVRRGVAGLMKHLGMRTDGPAPVAAPVLFERNEVLRAGATGIFYAAVEKGREVKKGARLGHITDFHGRTIEEVIAPFDGQILYVVGTPPVTKGEPVAMIGGR; this comes from the coding sequence ATGCGACGCATCGCGCTCCTGATCCTGCTGCTCGCCGTTTCCCGATCCGCCGCGGCGCAGCAGCCCATCACCGTCGGCGGCGTCACTGCCGCACCTGGTGCGGTGGCGAGCGGCACGCTCGATGTCCCCGCACGTGCCGGCGACAGCGGCACCACCATCCCCGTCACTGTGATCAACGGGGCGTCTTCCGGCCCGGTGCTGGCGCTGATCGCCGGCACGCACGGGATGGAATACGTGCCCATCGTCGCGCTCCAGCGGCTGCGGACGGCCATCGACGCGAAGGCGATCACGGGCGCCGTGATCATGGTTCACGTCGCCAACATGCCGTCGTTCCTGGGCCGCACGATCTACTACTCACCGGTCGACGGCAAGAACCTCAACCGCGTCTATCCCGGCAAGGCGGATGGCACCATCTCGGAGCGCATCGCCGAGACGATCACCCGCGAAGTGATCGCGCGCGCCACCCACGTCGTCGATCTGCACTGCGGCGACGGCAACGAATCGCTCCGCCCGTACAGCTACTGGATCACTACCGGCGACCCGAAGGTCGCGCAGGCCGGGCGCGCGATGGCGCTCGCCTTCGGCCTCGAGCACATCGTGGTCGATCGCGAGCGTCCGACCGATCCCGCCAACTCGGTGTACACCTCCAACACCGCGATCACCCGCGGCAAGCCGGCGCTGACCACGGAAACCGGCGGCATGGCGATCGTCGACGAGGCCTCGATCGAGCTGGTCCGGCGCGGCGTCGCAGGGCTGATGAAGCACCTCGGCATGCGCACCGACGGTCCGGCGCCGGTCGCCGCCCCGGTGCTGTTCGAGCGCAACGAAGTGCTGCGCGCCGGCGCGACCGGCATCTTCTACGCCGCGGTGGAGAAGGGGCGCGAGGTCAAGAAGGGGGCGCGGCTCGGCCACATCACGGACTTTCACGGCCGGACGATCGAGGAGGTGATCGCGCCGTTCGACGGTCAGATCCTCTATGTCGTCGGCACGCCGCCGGTCACGAAGGGAGAGCCGGTGGCGATGATCGGCGGCCGCTGA
- a CDS encoding Gfo/Idh/MocA family oxidoreductase: MNRREFIGTVTAASAWTIVPRRVLGGRGYVPPSDMILLAQVGCGMQAQRQVNTGFVRREDLQFVAVVDPNRDSQDYVDWENFGNRNRIRRFIEEPAWGEGDTGIRGGRDIAKQIMEIYYRKHERPAAGIRAYEDFREMLEKEADIQGIVNITPDHQHAAINIAALKKGRAAIAHKPVALLPYELRRTLEAGAASAAATHLLAYSNSPDRHTLAAWIKAGVIGSVREVHNWTNRPFWPQGWQEYYTAGPPVPDGFNWQLWQGPVPDRPYHPNYTHCLYRGWYAYGSGCLGDMGLYSLWQPYRILELGIPEWVEGRPNNDAAVNERRVSTGGRVSQVGLPKSSTLRWRHPATPSRPAVDTFWYDGGNKPQTPEELYQDKLDLADEGMLFIGDKGKILCDFRATNPRLIPQARHRAFEGSIATPEFDATSPEDEWVNALKQKAKSSKGSFENVAALAEAVTLATIALRVPYKRLVWDSAKLEFTNSPEATRLVRREQTRSGWELT, encoded by the coding sequence ATGAACCGGCGGGAGTTCATCGGCACGGTCACGGCAGCGTCGGCCTGGACCATCGTCCCGCGGCGGGTGCTCGGCGGCCGCGGCTATGTCCCCCCCAGCGACATGATCCTGCTGGCACAGGTCGGCTGCGGCATGCAGGCGCAGCGGCAGGTGAACACCGGGTTCGTGCGCCGCGAGGACCTGCAGTTCGTCGCGGTGGTCGATCCCAACCGCGACTCGCAGGACTACGTGGACTGGGAGAACTTCGGCAACCGCAACCGCATCCGCCGCTTCATCGAGGAGCCGGCGTGGGGCGAAGGGGACACCGGCATCCGCGGCGGCCGCGACATCGCGAAGCAGATCATGGAGATCTACTATCGCAAGCACGAGCGCCCCGCCGCAGGCATCCGCGCCTACGAAGACTTCCGCGAGATGCTGGAGAAGGAAGCCGACATCCAGGGGATCGTCAACATCACGCCCGATCACCAGCACGCCGCGATCAACATCGCCGCGCTGAAGAAAGGCCGGGCGGCGATCGCGCACAAGCCCGTCGCGCTGCTCCCCTACGAGCTGCGCCGGACCCTCGAGGCCGGCGCGGCGAGCGCCGCGGCGACGCACCTGCTCGCCTACAGCAACAGTCCGGATCGTCACACCCTCGCGGCCTGGATCAAGGCGGGCGTGATCGGCAGCGTGCGTGAAGTGCACAACTGGACCAACCGTCCGTTCTGGCCGCAGGGCTGGCAGGAGTACTACACCGCGGGCCCGCCCGTTCCGGATGGATTCAACTGGCAGTTGTGGCAGGGACCGGTGCCCGATCGCCCGTACCATCCCAATTACACACACTGCCTCTATCGCGGGTGGTACGCCTACGGCAGCGGCTGTCTCGGGGACATGGGCCTGTACTCGCTCTGGCAGCCGTACCGGATCCTCGAGCTCGGCATTCCCGAATGGGTCGAAGGGCGTCCCAACAACGACGCCGCGGTCAACGAACGCCGCGTCAGCACCGGCGGGCGCGTGTCGCAGGTGGGGTTGCCCAAGTCGAGCACGCTTCGCTGGCGGCATCCCGCGACTCCCTCCCGGCCGGCGGTCGACACCTTCTGGTACGACGGCGGCAACAAGCCGCAGACGCCGGAGGAGCTGTACCAGGACAAACTGGATCTCGCCGACGAAGGCATGCTCTTCATCGGCGACAAGGGAAAGATCCTGTGCGACTTCCGTGCGACCAATCCGCGGCTCATCCCGCAGGCGCGGCATCGCGCATTCGAGGGCTCGATCGCGACGCCGGAGTTCGACGCCACGTCCCCCGAGGACGAGTGGGTGAACGCGCTGAAGCAGAAGGCGAAGTCGTCCAAGGGCAGCTTCGAGAACGTCGCCGCTCTCGCCGAAGCGGTGACGCTGGCGACGATCGCGCTGCGCGTGCCCTACAAGCGCCTGGTGTGGGATTCGGCGAAGCTGGAGTTCACCAACTCACCGGAGGCAACCAGGCTCGTCCGCCGCGAGCAGACCCGTTCGGGGTGGGAGCTGACGTAG
- a CDS encoding PIG-L family deacetylase: protein MTHKLIIRSLAFALAAAGVQHLAAQTPAPRVLRVVAFGAHPDDAELKFAGTAALMAAQGHKIKLVALTNGDVGHFAQAGGPLAQRRKAEVTACHKKVGVETDVLDIHDGELMPDLETRKKVANIIREWQADIVLSHRPWDYHPDHRAVGKLAEDSAVVVAAPFFAPYTPPTRRNPIFLFYSDNFQKPYPFDPIVAVGIDDVAEKKWACIGDMPSQFADADSWQARYRGNAPADPAARAAQILDGVKQRDAGIAEKYRSLLVKLYGDQKGKAIKYAEAFELNQYGSGATADELKQMFGIR, encoded by the coding sequence GTGACGCACAAACTCATCATCCGCAGCCTGGCTTTCGCGCTCGCGGCCGCCGGCGTTCAGCATCTCGCAGCTCAGACTCCCGCCCCGCGCGTCCTCCGCGTCGTCGCCTTCGGCGCGCATCCCGACGATGCGGAATTGAAGTTCGCCGGCACCGCGGCGCTGATGGCGGCGCAGGGACACAAGATCAAGCTCGTCGCGCTGACCAACGGCGACGTCGGGCACTTCGCCCAGGCCGGCGGACCGCTCGCGCAGCGGCGTAAGGCGGAGGTGACGGCGTGCCACAAGAAGGTCGGCGTCGAGACGGACGTGCTCGACATCCACGACGGCGAGCTGATGCCGGATCTCGAAACCCGTAAGAAGGTGGCGAACATCATCCGCGAATGGCAGGCCGACATCGTCCTCTCCCACCGGCCGTGGGACTACCACCCCGATCACCGCGCCGTCGGCAAGCTGGCGGAAGACTCGGCGGTCGTCGTCGCCGCGCCGTTCTTCGCGCCATACACGCCGCCGACCAGGCGCAACCCGATCTTCCTCTTCTATTCCGACAACTTCCAGAAGCCGTATCCATTCGATCCGATCGTGGCGGTGGGAATCGACGACGTGGCGGAGAAGAAGTGGGCCTGCATCGGCGACATGCCGTCGCAGTTCGCGGACGCCGATTCGTGGCAGGCGCGGTACCGCGGCAACGCGCCCGCGGATCCGGCGGCGCGCGCGGCGCAGATACTGGACGGCGTGAAGCAGCGCGACGCCGGGATCGCCGAGAAGTACCGCTCGCTGCTCGTGAAGCTGTACGGCGACCAGAAGGGGAAGGCGATCAAGTATGCCGAGGCGTTCGAGCTGAATCAGTACGGCAGCGGCGCCACGGCGGACGAGCTCAAACAGATGTTCGGCATCCGGTAA
- a CDS encoding class I SAM-dependent methyltransferase, which yields MLRWLLPLVAAALLQAAPIYIPYDEVDRRPDADRPAEAASRLRISATDWPAWVAKRDAEIRARLVRGDEDSLVYLWLYGTAFTKQPRATAEQIDRLRDSGKAEALLIDRLDDLVSAIAAPGTNERLLFARRHLSGRGIDVRTEAGRMKAREFLVEARERVIAENAEFGRAAEAARRSTDADAALAAYATLFRDRGLSSDTRLTASFAIDAALAAVAQSAVLPAFSVRRAAIVGPGLDFTDKAEGYDFYPQQTIQPFALIDSLLRLDLAPASAFRLTTYDLSPRVNAHLAAAVQRAARGAGYTLHLPLAGGDPSHEWQPALVGYWERFGARVGREGKPPPRPEAAAGVRVRSITVPAARVRVISPRDLNIVLQREPLGESERFDLIVATNVLVYYDSFEQGLALANIASMLRPGGIFLTNYRIAASARMEALPQLTTRVFFDRQGNGDSVFCYRRR from the coding sequence GTGCTCCGCTGGCTGCTCCCGCTCGTCGCCGCGGCGCTGCTGCAGGCGGCGCCGATCTACATTCCGTATGACGAGGTGGATCGCCGGCCGGACGCGGATCGTCCGGCGGAAGCCGCGAGCCGCCTGCGGATCTCCGCGACGGACTGGCCGGCCTGGGTCGCGAAGCGGGACGCCGAGATCCGCGCGCGGCTCGTGCGCGGTGACGAGGATTCGCTCGTCTACCTGTGGCTCTACGGCACCGCGTTCACGAAGCAGCCGCGCGCCACGGCCGAGCAGATCGATCGGCTGCGCGATTCAGGGAAAGCGGAAGCGCTGCTGATCGACCGCCTCGACGATCTGGTGTCCGCCATCGCCGCACCCGGCACGAACGAGCGCCTCCTGTTCGCCCGGCGCCATCTCTCCGGACGGGGGATCGACGTCCGCACCGAGGCGGGGCGAATGAAGGCGCGCGAGTTCCTCGTCGAGGCCCGCGAGCGCGTGATCGCCGAGAACGCGGAGTTCGGCCGTGCCGCGGAGGCGGCCAGGCGCTCGACGGACGCGGACGCCGCGCTGGCGGCCTACGCCACGCTCTTTCGCGATCGCGGCCTCTCGTCCGACACACGGCTCACCGCGAGCTTCGCCATCGACGCCGCGCTTGCGGCAGTCGCTCAGAGCGCCGTGCTCCCGGCCTTCAGCGTCCGGCGCGCCGCCATCGTCGGGCCCGGGCTCGATTTCACCGACAAGGCCGAGGGCTACGATTTCTATCCGCAGCAGACGATTCAGCCGTTCGCCTTGATCGACTCCTTGCTGCGCCTGGATCTCGCACCGGCCAGTGCGTTTCGATTGACGACCTACGATCTGAGTCCGCGCGTGAACGCCCACCTCGCGGCCGCGGTGCAGCGCGCCGCGAGAGGAGCGGGCTACACCCTGCATCTTCCCCTGGCCGGCGGCGACCCATCGCACGAGTGGCAGCCCGCGCTGGTCGGCTATTGGGAGCGCTTCGGCGCCCGGGTCGGACGGGAGGGCAAGCCGCCGCCGCGGCCCGAGGCGGCCGCCGGCGTTCGCGTCCGCAGCATCACCGTGCCGGCGGCGCGCGTGCGCGTGATCTCGCCCAGGGATCTCAACATCGTGCTGCAGCGCGAGCCGCTCGGCGAATCCGAGCGGTTCGACCTGATCGTCGCGACCAACGTCCTCGTCTACTACGACAGCTTCGAACAGGGGCTCGCTCTCGCGAACATCGCCAGCATGCTCCGTCCCGGCGGCATCTTCCTGACGAACTACCGGATCGCGGCATCGGCCCGAATGGAAGCGCTGCCTCAGTTGACGACGCGCGTGTTCTTCGACAGGCAGGGCAACGGGGATTCGGTGTTCTGTTACAGGCGGCGGTAG
- a CDS encoding creatininase family protein, protein MKPPTVFLGEMTNPEVIEFLKQHQTVIVPVGAVEQHGPHGPLLTDVLIPQEIARRVAPRIGAVVAPPINYTLSYPHVGFPGMMHIRIPTFMALIEDLCVSFASSGFRKIVFLNGHYDNTYAIAYACANAQERIPKHTVQAFPINYWDAFTAEDVDEFSGLKNGLHANLGETSAVMRINPALVDLDNANAEFPPFPDYRIPTGGVHTAYFFSHPGSVYWATRSGTWGDARKSTPEAGERYLEAGVRSTLALLDNIARTFEAMPPR, encoded by the coding sequence ATGAAGCCCCCGACCGTTTTTCTTGGCGAGATGACGAACCCGGAAGTCATCGAGTTCCTGAAGCAACATCAGACCGTCATCGTTCCCGTGGGCGCCGTCGAGCAGCACGGCCCGCACGGGCCGCTGCTGACCGACGTGCTGATTCCCCAGGAAATCGCCCGCCGCGTCGCGCCGCGGATCGGCGCCGTCGTCGCCCCGCCGATCAACTACACCCTGTCCTATCCTCACGTCGGCTTCCCCGGCATGATGCACATCCGGATTCCGACGTTCATGGCGCTGATCGAAGACCTCTGCGTTTCGTTCGCGTCCTCCGGCTTCCGGAAGATCGTCTTCCTCAACGGCCACTACGACAATACCTACGCCATTGCCTATGCCTGCGCCAACGCGCAGGAGCGCATCCCGAAACATACCGTGCAGGCCTTTCCGATCAACTACTGGGACGCGTTCACGGCGGAGGACGTCGACGAGTTCTCGGGCTTGAAGAACGGGCTGCACGCCAACCTCGGCGAGACGTCGGCGGTCATGCGGATCAATCCGGCGCTGGTCGATCTCGACAACGCCAACGCCGAATTCCCGCCGTTTCCCGACTACCGGATTCCGACCGGCGGCGTGCACACCGCGTACTTCTTCTCGCACCCGGGATCGGTGTATTGGGCCACCAGGTCGGGCACGTGGGGCGACGCGCGAAAGTCGACGCCTGAAGCGGGGGAGCGGTATCTCGAGGCCGGCGTTCGCTCGACGCTCGCCCTGCTCGACAACATCGCCAGGACGTTCGAGGCGATGCCGCCTCGCTGA
- a CDS encoding TIM barrel protein, with protein MSMDRRDFLSTFSAVAAGTASAGLSAQTPPPASGQSPAQPPATAVTAPGAGPGKLSEKDRLLRIASNSYAVRALFKSRTAGRGGGPGEAMKKQYGEITMLDFPQFTKNTYPGVTHMDIFSSLMGDITDDSMFTRRPDGGPGTFDPSTPSGRKWLDQLAAKSAAAGVKVHHVSNNAPTNLASTDDALRKEGVAIAKRWLDACAVLGVRSMRMNSVTALGPALRPQAIARSSDGYPRNTDIVLPLAKAIESYKEMADHGGNLGIKVTIENHWGLAADPINIRIILDEVNHPYCEASPDFCNWEYEYMLVSGLKAVAPYAHTNVHAKYWERWGSYNDVRRSTRIMLAAGFKGTFALEYETGPLNGVEGSKYLFKEVMAALEEFA; from the coding sequence ATGTCCATGGACCGGCGCGACTTTCTCTCGACCTTCTCAGCCGTCGCCGCGGGCACGGCTTCGGCGGGACTTTCGGCGCAAACGCCGCCCCCCGCCTCGGGTCAGAGCCCCGCGCAGCCTCCCGCCACGGCGGTGACCGCACCGGGCGCGGGCCCGGGCAAGCTGAGCGAGAAGGATCGGCTGCTGCGAATCGCGTCGAACTCCTACGCCGTCCGTGCGCTGTTCAAGTCACGCACTGCCGGCCGCGGCGGCGGCCCGGGCGAGGCGATGAAGAAGCAGTACGGCGAAATCACGATGCTGGACTTCCCGCAGTTCACCAAGAACACCTATCCCGGCGTCACCCACATGGACATCTTCTCGTCCCTCATGGGCGACATCACCGACGACAGCATGTTCACCAGGCGGCCCGACGGCGGGCCCGGCACGTTCGATCCCTCGACGCCGTCCGGGCGCAAGTGGCTCGACCAGCTCGCCGCGAAGAGCGCCGCGGCCGGGGTGAAAGTCCACCACGTGTCCAACAACGCCCCGACCAATCTCGCCTCGACCGACGACGCGCTGCGCAAGGAAGGTGTGGCGATCGCCAAGCGGTGGCTGGACGCCTGCGCGGTGCTCGGCGTGCGATCGATGCGGATGAATTCCGTCACCGCGCTCGGCCCGGCGCTGCGGCCGCAGGCGATCGCGCGCTCCTCGGACGGCTATCCGCGCAACACCGACATCGTCCTGCCGCTGGCGAAGGCGATCGAGTCGTACAAGGAGATGGCGGACCATGGCGGCAATCTCGGCATCAAGGTGACCATCGAGAACCATTGGGGGCTTGCCGCGGACCCGATCAACATCCGCATCATCCTCGACGAGGTGAATCACCCGTACTGCGAGGCGTCGCCCGACTTCTGCAACTGGGAATACGAGTACATGCTGGTCAGCGGGTTGAAGGCGGTGGCGCCGTACGCGCACACCAACGTCCACGCCAAGTACTGGGAACGCTGGGGGAGCTACAACGACGTGCGGCGGTCGACCAGGATCATGCTCGCCGCCGGCTTCAAGGGGACCTTCGCGCTCGAGTACGAGACCGGCCCGCTGAACGGCGTCGAGGGATCGAAGTATCTGTTCAAGGAAGTCATGGCTGCCCTGGAGGAGTTCGCCTGA
- a CDS encoding DUF1080 domain-containing protein produces MPRSAFVLAVALTVVSHPAAPAAAQKPPQGFVSLFNGKDLSGWRGRQPNYNPADEAKLTREERAEKQAKWNAERDAHWRVDAAKKEIVSDGQSPHLATVKDYGDFEFHVDWLMVSPNGDSGIYLRGIPQVQIWDPSNPREARNGADKGSGALWNNRADSPGRFPLVKADKPIGQWNTLKIRMVGEKVWVWLNDQLTVDGQVMHNYFDKTGPVPARGPIELQTHGSEMRFKNIYLKELK; encoded by the coding sequence ATGCCGCGCTCCGCTTTCGTGCTCGCCGTCGCGCTGACTGTCGTCTCGCACCCGGCTGCGCCCGCCGCGGCGCAGAAGCCGCCGCAGGGGTTCGTGTCGTTGTTCAACGGGAAGGATCTCAGCGGATGGCGCGGCCGCCAGCCGAACTACAACCCGGCGGACGAAGCGAAGCTGACCAGGGAAGAGCGCGCCGAGAAGCAGGCCAAGTGGAACGCCGAGCGCGACGCGCACTGGCGCGTCGATGCGGCGAAGAAGGAGATCGTCTCCGACGGTCAGAGCCCCCACCTCGCCACCGTGAAAGACTACGGCGACTTCGAGTTCCACGTCGACTGGCTGATGGTCAGCCCGAACGGCGACTCCGGCATCTACCTGCGCGGCATTCCGCAGGTGCAGATCTGGGATCCCTCGAATCCGCGCGAGGCGAGGAACGGCGCCGACAAGGGCTCCGGCGCGCTGTGGAACAACCGCGCCGACAGCCCCGGGAGGTTTCCCCTCGTCAAGGCCGACAAGCCGATCGGGCAGTGGAACACTCTGAAGATTCGCATGGTGGGGGAGAAAGTCTGGGTCTGGCTGAACGATCAGCTGACCGTCGACGGCCAGGTGATGCACAACTACTTCGACAAGACCGGGCCGGTGCCCGCGCGCGGCCCGATCGAGCTCCAGACGCACGGCTCCGAGATGCGGTTCAAGAACATCTACCTGAAAGAGCTCAAATGA
- the clpS gene encoding ATP-dependent Clp protease adapter ClpS, with protein MPGTERRVDGEVLERTRQETKKPELFKVLLLNDDYTTMDFVVEILETVFNKAPAEAYRIMMAVHTQGQGLCGVYPYEVAETKVATVVDLARGNGFPLRATMEPE; from the coding sequence ATGCCCGGCACCGAGCGGCGCGTCGACGGGGAAGTCCTCGAACGGACCAGGCAGGAAACAAAGAAGCCCGAGCTCTTCAAGGTGCTTCTCCTGAACGACGACTACACGACGATGGACTTCGTCGTCGAGATTCTGGAGACGGTGTTCAACAAGGCGCCGGCAGAGGCGTACCGCATCATGATGGCGGTGCACACGCAGGGGCAGGGCCTCTGCGGCGTGTATCCGTACGAGGTGGCGGAAACCAAGGTCGCGACGGTCGTCGATCTGGCGCGCGGGAACGGGTTTCCGCTGCGCGCGACGATGGAACCGGAGTAA
- the clpA gene encoding ATP-dependent Clp protease ATP-binding subunit ClpA, whose translation MFSPSLEVILTVAYREAAARRHTHLTLEHLLYALAHDPDGERILAACGADLPQLRRDLDKYLDEHIEQFSRGQQKEPEQTMAFRRVLQTAVLHVQSAGRQEVQSGDVLAATLQQSKSYAAQLLANQGVSRLDILEYITHGISKVPPHGATPAGGDAEAPQGDADAGIGERGGGTARDPLGAYALNLTERAREGALDPLIGRTTELQRTLEILCRRRKNNPVFVGDAGVGKTALAEGLAQRLLQEDVPEVLQGAEVFSLDSAALLAGTRFRGDFEERFKAVITALSKRPLPILFIDEIHSTVGAGATTGGTMDLATLIKPILTAGQLRVVGSTTHEEFKHIEKDRALARRLQKVSIDEPSIQETVRILQGLRSRYESHHRVKYADDALEAAAKLASRHLRDYRLPDSAIDVLDEAGAKARLGAPPAPSPEAGAAKPAAVIVDVGVPQIEEVVARMARIPAKQASSSDRDRLRTLEESLARVVFGQEEAVRLVARAIKRSRAGLGQPDRPAGAFLFTGPTGVGKTELAKQLALHLGNEFQRYDMSEYMEKHAVARLIGAPPGYVGFEQGGLLVDAVRTHPYSVVLLDEIEKAHPDIFNILLQVMDHATLTDNNGRKADFRQVVLIMTSNAGSREMSAGSMGFANVPAQGGVDHRVRQAQARSKSAIERVFSPEFRNRLDAIVNFQPLSPEVMETIVDKFIIQLEEQLAERRIAITLLPDARQYLATKGYDRVFGARPLARVIQTEVRDRLTDEILFGRLEQGGTVTIGMNGDGLTFDFNG comes from the coding sequence TTGTTCAGTCCCTCTCTTGAAGTGATCCTGACCGTCGCCTACCGCGAGGCGGCTGCGCGGCGTCATACGCACCTGACGCTGGAGCACCTGCTGTACGCGCTGGCGCACGATCCGGACGGCGAGCGCATCCTGGCCGCCTGCGGCGCCGATCTGCCGCAGCTCCGCCGCGACCTCGACAAGTATCTCGACGAACACATCGAACAGTTCTCGCGCGGCCAGCAGAAGGAGCCGGAGCAGACGATGGCGTTCCGCCGCGTGCTGCAGACGGCGGTGCTGCACGTGCAGAGCGCCGGCCGGCAGGAAGTGCAGTCGGGCGACGTGCTCGCCGCCACCTTGCAGCAGTCGAAGTCCTACGCCGCGCAACTGCTCGCGAACCAGGGCGTGTCGCGCCTCGACATCCTGGAGTACATCACCCACGGCATCAGCAAGGTTCCCCCGCACGGCGCCACGCCGGCCGGCGGCGACGCCGAAGCGCCGCAGGGGGACGCCGACGCCGGGATCGGCGAGCGCGGCGGCGGCACCGCGCGAGATCCGCTCGGCGCGTATGCCTTGAACCTGACCGAGCGGGCCCGCGAGGGGGCGCTCGACCCCCTGATCGGGCGGACCACCGAGCTGCAGCGCACGCTCGAGATCCTCTGCCGCCGTCGCAAGAACAACCCGGTGTTCGTCGGCGACGCCGGCGTCGGCAAGACCGCGCTGGCCGAAGGGCTGGCGCAGCGGCTGCTGCAGGAGGACGTGCCGGAAGTGCTGCAGGGAGCCGAGGTGTTCTCGCTGGACTCGGCCGCGCTGCTCGCCGGGACGCGCTTCCGCGGCGACTTCGAGGAGCGGTTCAAGGCGGTGATCACCGCGCTCTCGAAGCGGCCGCTGCCGATCCTCTTCATCGACGAGATCCACTCGACGGTGGGCGCCGGCGCGACCACCGGCGGCACGATGGATCTCGCCACGCTGATCAAGCCGATCCTCACCGCCGGCCAGCTCCGCGTCGTCGGTTCGACGACGCACGAAGAGTTCAAGCACATCGAGAAGGACCGCGCCCTCGCGCGGCGGCTGCAGAAGGTCTCGATCGACGAACCGTCGATTCAGGAGACCGTGCGCATCCTGCAGGGGCTGCGCTCGCGGTACGAGTCGCATCACCGCGTGAAGTACGCCGACGACGCGCTCGAAGCGGCGGCGAAGCTCGCGTCGCGCCACCTCCGCGACTACCGCCTGCCGGACAGCGCGATCGACGTGCTCGACGAAGCCGGCGCGAAGGCGCGGCTCGGCGCGCCGCCGGCGCCCTCACCGGAGGCGGGGGCGGCGAAACCCGCCGCCGTGATCGTCGACGTCGGAGTGCCGCAGATCGAAGAAGTGGTGGCGCGCATGGCGCGCATCCCCGCCAAGCAGGCGTCCTCGTCCGATCGCGATCGGCTGCGAACGCTCGAGGAATCGCTCGCGCGCGTGGTGTTCGGCCAGGAAGAAGCGGTTCGGCTCGTGGCGCGCGCCATCAAGCGGTCGCGCGCCGGGCTCGGGCAGCCGGATCGTCCCGCCGGCGCGTTCCTGTTCACCGGACCGACCGGCGTCGGCAAGACCGAGCTCGCCAAGCAGCTGGCGCTGCATCTCGGCAACGAGTTCCAGCGCTACGACATGAGCGAGTACATGGAGAAGCACGCGGTGGCGCGGCTGATCGGCGCGCCGCCCGGGTACGTCGGCTTCGAACAGGGCGGCCTGCTGGTCGATGCCGTGCGCACCCATCCCTACAGCGTCGTCCTGCTCGACGAGATCGAGAAGGCACACCCCGACATCTTCAACATCCTGCTGCAGGTGATGGATCACGCCACGCTGACCGACAACAACGGGCGCAAGGCGGACTTCCGTCAGGTCGTGCTGATCATGACCTCCAACGCCGGGTCGCGCGAGATGAGCGCCGGCAGCATGGGGTTCGCCAACGTCCCGGCGCAGGGCGGGGTCGATCATCGCGTGCGGCAGGCGCAGGCGCGCTCGAAGTCGGCGATCGAGCGGGTGTTCAGCCCCGAGTTCCGCAACCGGCTCGATGCGATCGTCAACTTCCAGCCGCTGTCGCCGGAGGTGATGGAGACGATCGTCGACAAGTTCATCATCCAGCTCGAGGAGCAGCTGGCCGAGCGCCGCATCGCGATCACGCTGCTGCCCGACGCCCGCCAGTACCTCGCGACCAAGGGCTACGACCGCGTCTTCGGCGCGCGTCCGCTCGCCCGCGTGATCCAGACCGAAGTGCGCGATCGGCTCACCGACGAGATCCTGTTCGGCAGGCTCGAACAGGGGGGCACGGTGACGATCGGCATGAACGGCGACGGGTTGACCTTCGACTTCAATGGCTGA
- a CDS encoding nucleotide exchange factor GrpE produces MADEHEIPVKVVDRRWWAREKDAPGSDEPRGSKPSYVEELERRVAEAEKQAQDYLAKYRQSAHEFEDARARMRKELAKDAERSRREVLVSLLEVIDNLDRAIEAAKSTARSADTASETAADPLLQGVEMVRRLFLAKLEGFGVKRIESQGALFDPRLHEAVTTVDAAGPDADGRIVGVIAHGYRIGDDVLRPALVAVGQLQPR; encoded by the coding sequence ATGGCTGACGAACACGAGATTCCGGTAAAAGTCGTCGATCGGCGGTGGTGGGCGCGCGAGAAGGATGCGCCGGGCAGCGACGAGCCGCGCGGCTCCAAGCCGTCGTATGTCGAGGAGCTGGAACGCCGGGTCGCCGAGGCCGAGAAACAGGCGCAGGACTACCTCGCCAAATACCGCCAGTCCGCCCACGAGTTCGAGGACGCGCGGGCGCGCATGCGCAAGGAGCTGGCGAAGGACGCCGAGCGCAGCCGCCGCGAGGTGCTCGTCAGCCTGCTCGAGGTGATCGACAATCTCGATCGCGCGATCGAGGCTGCAAAGTCCACAGCCCGATCGGCCGATACTGCTTCAGAGACGGCCGCCGACCCGCTGCTCCAGGGGGTCGAAATGGTACGCCGGCTGTTCCTTGCCAAGCTCGAAGGCTTCGGCGTGAAGCGGATCGAGAGCCAGGGTGCGCTCTTCGATCCGCGCCTGCACGAAGCGGTGACCACCGTGGATGCCGCCGGACCCGACGCCGACGGACGGATCGTCGGTGTCATCGCGCACGGCTACCGGATCGGCGACGACGTGCTGCGGCCGGCCCTCGTCGCGGTCGGCCAGCTGCAACCGCGCTGA